A stretch of the Lactuca sativa cultivar Salinas chromosome 9, Lsat_Salinas_v11, whole genome shotgun sequence genome encodes the following:
- the LOC111876109 gene encoding uncharacterized protein LOC111876109 yields the protein MDGSGRSAVQPLEPPGICGLCHRILPLENDAIDLDSISICGDCKFLFLEDGDTPPQHIQRRTPRVRRTRYNNSSESIENIFSHQFSNMINQANTRHSHNPPLVPVSDLDNQSIDSVHTSSRGSRRWRRVVSDTESDGFDSVYGESDAISYGVYGGDSDASVDVHSFLGDSDTDIDPMHAGLNQWSSDDEWEEIEDDNNNNNNNNNNTLGSLIARVHLQRSLESDNENAVHVRISERRQRQVNIVEQEGHFGDYLDARSFEELVERLAEADNSRRGAPPAAVSFVENLEKVVVVEKGEYDGVVCAVCKESFCVGGVVNRLPCFHVYHGGCIKPWLSSRNSCPLCRFELPTDDMEYENRKVRVVEMQREEEEEEEEEEEEGGRAESSFELVNDESGSERGRGRWFFVASLVGIGLALWLGNPGAIRDSGSGQRGNRNRRWWSLF from the coding sequence ATGGATGGGAGTGGCAGATCAGCTGTTCAACCTTTGGAGCCACCAGGGATATGCGGTCTATGCCATAGAATACTTCCATTAGAGAATGACGCCATTGACCTTGACTCCATCAGTATATGTGGGGACTGTAAATTTCTATTTCTAGAAGATGGTGACACCCCACCTCAACACATTCAACGAAGAACTCCTAGAGTAAGAAGAACAAGATACAACAACAGTTCAGAATCAATCGAAAACATCTTCTCTCACCAGTTTTCAAACATGATCAATCAAGCAAATACAAGACACTCACACAACCCTCCTCTTGTTCCTGTTTCTGACCTAGATAATCAATCCATAGACAGTGTTCATACAAGCTCCCGTGGATCAAGAAGATGGAGGAGAGTTGTTTCCGATACAGAAAGTGATGGTTTTGATTCTGTTTATGGAGAAAGCGATGCAATCTCATATGGTGTTTATGGAGGTGATTCGGATGCTTCTGTTGATGTTCATAGCTTTCTTGGTGATAGTGATACTGATATTGACCCTATGCATGCTGGTTTGAATCAATGGAGCTCAGATGATGAATGGGAAGAGATTGAAgatgacaacaacaacaataacaataacaataacaatacaCTCGGATCTTTAATAGCTAGAGTTCATCTCCAAAGATCATTGGAATCGGATAATGAGAATGCAGTTCATGTAAGAATAAGTGAAAGGAGACAAAGACAAGTTAACATTGTGGAACAAGAAGGGCATTTTGGGGATTATCTTGATGCTAGGAGTTTTGAGGAGCTGGTGGAGAGGCTAGCGGAGGCGGATAATTCAAGGAGAGGGGCGCCTCCTGCTGCGGTTTCTTTTGTGGAGAATCTTgaaaaggtggtggtggtggagaaaGGGGAGTATGATGGGGTGGTGTGTGCAGTTTGTAAAGAGAGTTTTTGTGTGGGTGGTGTGGTGAATCGGCTTCCGTGTTTTCATGTTTACCATGGTGGTTGTATTAAACCATGGTTGAGTTCACGGAATTCTTGTCCTTTGTGTCGGTTTGAGCTTCCGACTGATGACATGGAGTATGAGAACCGGAAAGTAAGGGTTGTGGAAAtgcaacgggaggaggaggaggaagaagaagaagaggaagaggaggGGGGAAGGGCGGAATCGTCTTTTGAATTGGTGAATGATGAGAGTGGAAGTGAAAGAGGAAGAGGGAGATGGttttttgttgcgagtttggtggGAATTGGTCTTGCATTGTGGTTAGGGAATCCGGGAGCTATTCGGGATTCTGGTTCTGGTCAAAGAGGGAATAGGAATAGGAGATGGTGGTCTTTGTTTTAG
- the LOC111876110 gene encoding protein PIN-LIKES 6 has product MHRLLSEILMDTQGGGESLLGSIKIAVLPIAKVFTMCFLGFLMASKYVNILPASGRKLLNGLVFSLLLPCLIFSQLGQAITFEKMIEWWFIPFNVILATISGSLIGLLVACIVRPPYPYFKFTIIHIGIGNIGNVPLVLIAALCRDKSNPFGDSATCTRDGNAYISFGQWVGAIVLYTYVFQMLAPPPGGSFEIEDTKNLPIKNPPKTNTNTNNPPEEVPLLTHEPESIDQDTPKDGKIKQFMKFLYDKLKLKQILQPPIIASILAIFIGCIPFLKGLIFTPDAPLYFFTDSCLILGDAMIPCILLALGGNLTDGPGSSKLGLKTTAAIIFGRLVLVPPAGLGIVTLADKLGLLPPDDKMFRFILLLQHSMPTSVLSGAVASLRGCGREAAAILFWVHIFAIISMAGWIVLYLNILF; this is encoded by the exons ATGCATCGATTATTGTCAGAGATTTTAATGGATACCCAAGGGGGAGGAGAATCGCTGTTAGGATCCATCAAGATCGCGGTTCTACCCATAGCCAAAGTTTTCACGATGTGCTTCTTGGGGTTTCTTATGGCCTCCAAGTATGTTAACATTTTGCCTGCAAGCGGAAGGAAGCTCTTGAATGGG TTGGTGTTCTCACTCCTGCTACCATGTTTGATATTCTCTCAACTCGGACAAGCCATCACCTTTGAAAAAATGATCGAATG GTGGTTTATTCCTTTTAATGTGATTTTGGCTACAATATCTGGTTCACTTATAGGATTACTTGTAGCATGCATTGTTCGTCCACCATACCCATACTTCAAATTTACCATTATTCACATTGGCATAG GAAATATCGGGAATGTGCCACTTGTTCTAATTGCAGCTTTATGTCGTGATAAATCGAACCCTTTTGGAGATTCTGCTACATGCACTCGTGATGGAAATGCCTACATCTCCTTTGGACAATGG GTGGGTGCAATTGTTCTATACACATATGTATTTCAAATGCTTGCACCCCCTCCTGGAGGTTCTTTTGAGATTGAAGATACTAAAAATCTTCCTATTAAAAATCCTCCAAAAACTAACACAAACACCAATAATCCCCCTGAAGAAGTTCCTCTTCTCACTCATGAGCCTGAATCCATAGATCAAGATACTCCTAAAGATGGAAAG ATAAAACAATTCATGAAGTTTCTGTATGACAAGTTAAAGCTGAAGCAAATACTCCAACCTCCTATCATTGCATCT ATACTGGCTATATTCATTGGGTGTATACCATTTTTAAAAGGGTTGATCTTCACACCTGATGCACCACTTTACTTCTTCACTGACAGCTGCTTGATTCTTGG GGATGCTATGATTCCTTGCATATTGTTAGCATTAGGTGGCAATCTGACAGATG GACCCGGGAGTTCAAAATTAGGGTTAAAAACAACAGCTGCGATTATATTTGGGAGATTAGTTTTAGTTCCACCAGCTGGATTGGGGATTGTGACATTGGCTGATAAACTTGGATTGCTTCCACCTGATGACAAAATGTTCAGATTCATCCTTCTTCTACAACATTCCATGCCCACATCTGTTTTatcag GTGCTGTTGCGAGTCTAAGAGGGTGTGGAAGGGAAGCTGCAGCCATTTTGTTTTGGGTTCATATATTTGCCATTATTTCAATGGCAGGTTGGATTGTTTTGTATCTCAACATCCTTTTCTAG